The following proteins are encoded in a genomic region of Phycisphaerales bacterium:
- a CDS encoding histidine phosphatase family protein, with amino-acid sequence MATPSEVQLLLVRCSRTEWDENGRLGGDCDLPACKAWGEELTAALRDQDLSAITGILTSPDEASSQTAHHIGKLTDRKVRTIDDLREIDLGLWEGQRMDELKDRFPGAFKQWKEDPTSVVAPEGESFADAEIRLLNALAKGLDKLNGKGRNVAVVVRPMAFHVLLNRLQGRDVVEGWDSTAAGPKLASLRVRRDEIVPAKAV; translated from the coding sequence ATGGCTACGCCATCGGAAGTGCAACTGCTGCTGGTGCGGTGCTCTCGGACCGAATGGGACGAGAACGGCCGCTTGGGCGGTGATTGCGACCTGCCCGCCTGCAAGGCCTGGGGTGAGGAACTCACCGCCGCGCTGCGGGACCAGGACCTCAGCGCCATCACCGGCATCCTGACCAGCCCCGACGAGGCCTCGAGCCAGACGGCCCACCACATCGGGAAGCTGACCGACCGCAAGGTCCGCACCATCGACGACTTGCGCGAGATCGACCTGGGCCTGTGGGAAGGCCAGCGGATGGACGAGTTGAAGGACCGATTCCCGGGCGCCTTCAAGCAGTGGAAGGAAGACCCCACGTCGGTGGTCGCCCCCGAGGGCGAGTCCTTTGCTGATGCCGAGATCCGACTGCTCAACGCGCTGGCCAAGGGCCTGGACAAGCTCAACGGCAAGGGGCGCAACGTCGCGGTGGTGGTCCGGCCGATGGCCTTCCACGTGTTGCTTAACCGACTCCAGGGCCGCGACGTCGTGGAAGGGTGGGACTCGACCGCCGCCGGCCCCAAGCTGGCGTCGCTGCGGGTCAGGCGAGACGAGATCGTGCCCGCCAAGGCGGTGTAG
- a CDS encoding ribulose-phosphate 3-epimerase, with product MPTHAHTQTQATNPITHPSRLPLIAPSILAANYARLGDECRNALEAGGDLLHYDVMDGHLVPNLALGVDMLASLKADLPDAFFDVHLMIERPDLFAEPFARAGAGHLTFHIEAFDGNEARALFDKVRGLGMSVGLAIDGPTAIEKADDLLPHCDLVLIMAIRAGFAGQAFDPAALQKIRYVRERVPEATRIEVDGGVGPAQALDLLEAGADVLAAASAVFRVSPDRRSAVITQMREPKGKP from the coding sequence ATGCCCACCCACGCCCACACGCAGACCCAGGCCACCAACCCCATCACGCATCCCTCGCGGCTGCCCCTGATCGCCCCGTCCATCCTGGCCGCCAACTACGCCAGGCTCGGGGACGAGTGCCGAAACGCCCTGGAGGCCGGCGGTGACCTGCTGCACTACGACGTCATGGATGGGCACCTGGTGCCCAATCTCGCCCTGGGCGTCGACATGCTCGCCTCGCTCAAGGCCGACCTTCCCGACGCCTTCTTCGACGTCCACCTGATGATCGAGCGTCCGGACTTGTTCGCAGAACCCTTCGCCAGGGCCGGCGCGGGTCACCTGACCTTCCACATCGAGGCCTTCGACGGCAACGAGGCGCGGGCGCTCTTCGACAAGGTCCGCGGCCTGGGCATGTCCGTCGGGCTGGCCATCGACGGGCCCACGGCGATCGAGAAGGCCGACGATTTGCTGCCGCATTGCGATCTGGTGCTGATCATGGCGATCCGGGCGGGCTTTGCCGGCCAGGCATTCGATCCCGCAGCCCTTCAGAAGATCCGCTACGTGCGTGAGCGGGTGCCCGAGGCGACCCGGATCGAGGTCGACGGCGGCGTGGGGCCGGCTCAGGCTCTGGACCTCTTGGAAGCGGGGGCCGACGTGCTCGCCGCGGCCTCAGCGGTGTTCCGGGTTTCCCCGGATCGTCGGTCGGCGGTCATTACCCAGATGCGGGAGCCAAAAGGCAAGCCGTAA
- a CDS encoding HEAT repeat domain-containing protein, with protein MGRTATLAACIGISVAIGVGGCAGGGGGRAADQGVAPDSVELSQAREAAIEQLEQLAAHADPVIRGNALEALLDAPGRASPLLERALGDPSPGVRATALTGIGRAQRAELAQSAKPLLRDQSPWVRLSAAYALAANGDSSGTQEIVRALMNSDDPRLRAQAAFVLGELGNPSALPLLREAAARPMPLAPEGRVRLMSLQLSEAMVKLGDQEQIQPIRAALYPASAQELEATALAARILGEVGDHASETQLAFLTARLDERGNMLPPEVRLAAVYALAQLGKTQGDAIAIAYLDDPRASVRGLSVLALGEIGKTRHLDKMGLLLADPDPSVRVHAAAAVVRLTRP; from the coding sequence ATGGGGCGGACGGCGACGCTGGCAGCGTGTATCGGGATCTCGGTGGCCATCGGCGTGGGCGGTTGTGCCGGCGGAGGCGGTGGGCGGGCCGCAGATCAAGGCGTTGCGCCGGACTCGGTCGAGCTGTCACAGGCACGTGAGGCCGCCATCGAGCAACTCGAGCAACTTGCCGCGCATGCTGACCCCGTCATCCGAGGCAACGCCCTCGAAGCGTTATTGGATGCTCCGGGACGAGCCTCGCCCTTGCTCGAACGGGCGCTCGGCGACCCCAGCCCCGGCGTCCGGGCGACGGCGCTGACGGGCATTGGCCGTGCCCAGCGAGCTGAATTGGCCCAGTCGGCCAAGCCCCTTTTGCGGGATCAATCGCCGTGGGTTCGCCTCAGCGCGGCCTATGCGCTGGCGGCCAATGGGGACTCGAGCGGCACGCAGGAGATCGTGCGAGCGTTGATGAACTCAGACGACCCTCGCCTGCGCGCTCAGGCGGCGTTCGTGCTGGGCGAGTTGGGCAATCCGTCAGCCCTGCCCCTGCTTCGCGAAGCGGCCGCTCGCCCGATGCCCCTGGCCCCGGAGGGTCGGGTGCGATTGATGAGCCTCCAGTTGAGCGAGGCGATGGTGAAGCTGGGAGACCAAGAGCAGATCCAGCCGATCCGGGCGGCGCTCTATCCGGCTAGCGCCCAGGAACTGGAAGCCACGGCGTTGGCGGCTCGGATCCTGGGCGAAGTGGGCGACCATGCGTCGGAGACGCAGTTGGCATTCCTGACTGCCCGGCTGGACGAGCGAGGCAACATGCTCCCGCCTGAGGTTCGTCTGGCGGCGGTGTATGCCTTGGCGCAGCTCGGCAAAACGCAGGGCGACGCCATCGCCATCGCGTACCTGGATGATCCACGGGCATCGGTTCGGGGTTTGTCGGTACTCGCGCTGGGCGAGATTGGTAAGACCCGTCACCTGGACAAGATGGGGTTGCTGCTGGCAGACCCAGATCCCTCCGTGCGGGTTCATGCCGCGGCTGCTGTTGTCCGGCTGACACGACCGTGA
- the lnt gene encoding apolipoprotein N-acyltransferase: MTAQARSAALVRPSKGLHWALFGGAAGLAYAIFGLMAGEPLAWWPFALLAPVPLMAIAMFAAKAGRRAVWRTAAGAWVGSLPLWVITHAWMFQVSPVGFFPGMLLQGAWTGVFVLLAAIAVRGRGGLVWTSFALAVTWSFVEVFRGSVLFGGYAWLLLGHPIIDAPFVSASGAVVGAYGVGFALALSAAALTLLLRSREEWPRLATVALGPWVALVLLAFLAPQPGSPLDARVAIIQTNVPQDNRMAWSMEDQVRLFDEFAAMTASARDRADLVVWPETMLPGPPLSPQALDEMRRFGLVYVVDLPGRDRLEATYFADEAIALHRALGVPMIVGATGIDSLRLSTAPDGSVMQEDDGLYNSAHLLVGGGLAASRYDKLRLTIFGEVLPLVSRWDWLEEKLLLIGAGGMRFDLDAGKQPTWFDVPMQDGSLRMGTPICFEVAYAGVCRKLARGNGDRVDALVNLTNDGWFATSDAGRAMHLKLARWRALENGVPIVRAANTGISAIIDARGGIADAQIDYPGGLGRHSVATAGQTFATRTPQIVIGQMPGRTVRATPFSGLGFLTPWLLFLLGVVVQVRGLGSGRRPA; encoded by the coding sequence GTGACCGCCCAGGCTCGCAGCGCCGCACTCGTGCGCCCGAGCAAGGGGTTGCACTGGGCGCTCTTTGGCGGCGCCGCCGGACTCGCGTACGCCATCTTCGGCTTGATGGCCGGCGAGCCCCTGGCATGGTGGCCGTTCGCGCTGCTCGCGCCCGTGCCGCTGATGGCCATCGCCATGTTCGCGGCCAAGGCTGGACGACGGGCCGTGTGGCGCACCGCGGCGGGCGCGTGGGTGGGCTCGCTCCCGCTCTGGGTCATCACGCACGCCTGGATGTTCCAGGTGTCGCCGGTGGGTTTCTTCCCTGGCATGCTGCTGCAAGGCGCCTGGACGGGCGTCTTCGTGCTCCTGGCGGCCATCGCCGTGCGCGGCCGAGGCGGACTGGTATGGACGTCGTTTGCGCTTGCGGTGACGTGGTCGTTCGTGGAGGTGTTCCGCGGCAGCGTGCTCTTCGGCGGCTATGCGTGGTTGCTCCTGGGCCATCCGATCATCGACGCACCATTTGTTTCGGCAAGCGGTGCGGTGGTGGGGGCCTACGGCGTGGGCTTCGCCCTTGCGCTGAGTGCCGCGGCGTTGACGCTGCTCTTGCGTTCCCGGGAAGAATGGCCCCGGCTCGCAACGGTCGCGCTCGGCCCGTGGGTGGCATTGGTGCTCCTGGCTTTCCTGGCTCCCCAACCAGGCTCGCCCCTTGACGCCCGCGTGGCCATCATCCAGACCAACGTGCCGCAGGACAATCGGATGGCCTGGTCGATGGAGGACCAGGTCCGGCTGTTCGACGAGTTCGCGGCCATGACCGCGTCGGCGCGAGACCGGGCGGACCTGGTCGTGTGGCCCGAGACCATGCTGCCCGGCCCGCCGCTCAGCCCGCAGGCCCTCGACGAGATGCGTCGCTTCGGGCTGGTGTACGTGGTTGATCTTCCCGGCCGGGACCGACTGGAGGCGACCTACTTCGCCGATGAAGCCATCGCGCTGCACAGGGCGTTGGGCGTCCCCATGATCGTGGGCGCCACCGGCATCGACAGCCTCAGGCTCTCGACGGCCCCAGATGGTTCGGTCATGCAGGAAGACGACGGTCTGTACAACAGCGCCCATCTGCTCGTCGGTGGTGGGCTCGCCGCATCACGATACGACAAGCTGCGTCTGACTATTTTCGGAGAAGTCCTGCCGCTGGTCTCGCGTTGGGACTGGCTCGAGGAGAAGCTGCTGCTCATCGGCGCCGGCGGCATGCGATTCGACCTCGATGCGGGGAAGCAGCCGACGTGGTTCGACGTACCCATGCAGGATGGCAGCCTGCGCATGGGCACGCCGATCTGCTTCGAGGTGGCGTACGCGGGCGTGTGCCGGAAGTTGGCGCGCGGCAACGGCGATCGGGTGGATGCATTGGTCAACCTGACCAACGACGGCTGGTTTGCGACCAGCGATGCCGGCCGGGCGATGCACCTCAAGCTTGCCCGGTGGAGAGCGCTCGAGAACGGCGTTCCCATCGTGCGGGCTGCCAACACGGGCATCTCGGCGATCATTGATGCCCGGGGCGGCATCGCAGACGCGCAGATCGACTACCCGGGCGGTCTCGGGCGGCATTCGGTCGCCACGGCCGGGCAGACGTTCGCGACGCGGACGCCGCAGATTGTGATCGGTCAGATGCCCGGCCGGACGGTTCGGGCCACGCCCTTTTCTGGGCTGGGGTTCCTGACGCCGTGGCTCTTGTTCCTCCTGGGGGTCGTGGTGCAGGTGCGCGGCCTGGGTTCGGGGCGTCGGCCCGCATGA
- the accD gene encoding acetyl-CoA carboxylase, carboxyltransferase subunit beta encodes MASSTTAKPRTWSDLRPERRSQVPEGLWLRCPGCEQLIYRKQMEANLHVCPECGHHYRIQAGERISQLADQGSFEAMFEDLLPKDPLKFEDLKPYAGRLQAEQKRTGRHDAVVAGVGFIKGRQAVLCSLDLGFMMGSMGSVVGETVTRSIELATERKLPVIVVSCSGGARMQESTLSLMQMAKSSAALARHDKAGGLFISVLADPTTGGVTASFAMLGDVIIAEPGALIGFAGPRVIRQTIRQELPEGFQRSEFCLAHGLIDKIVHRAELRNELARLIDYAGL; translated from the coding sequence ATGGCATCTTCCACGACCGCCAAGCCGCGCACCTGGTCTGACCTGAGACCCGAACGCCGCAGCCAGGTGCCCGAGGGCCTCTGGCTGCGCTGCCCGGGCTGCGAGCAACTGATCTATCGCAAGCAGATGGAGGCCAACCTCCATGTCTGCCCCGAGTGCGGACACCACTACCGCATCCAGGCCGGCGAGCGCATCAGCCAGCTGGCCGACCAGGGCAGCTTCGAGGCCATGTTCGAGGACCTGCTGCCCAAGGACCCATTGAAGTTCGAAGACCTCAAGCCTTATGCCGGCCGGTTGCAGGCCGAGCAGAAGCGCACGGGCCGGCACGACGCGGTGGTGGCCGGGGTTGGCTTCATCAAGGGCCGTCAGGCGGTGCTTTGCTCGCTCGACCTTGGCTTCATGATGGGCTCGATGGGCAGCGTCGTGGGCGAGACCGTGACGCGGTCGATCGAACTGGCTACCGAGCGCAAACTTCCGGTGATCGTGGTAAGCTGCTCGGGCGGCGCCCGCATGCAAGAGAGCACGCTGAGCCTGATGCAGATGGCCAAGAGCAGCGCCGCCCTGGCGCGCCACGACAAGGCGGGCGGGCTGTTCATCAGCGTGCTGGCCGACCCGACGACCGGTGGCGTCACGGCGTCGTTCGCCATGCTGGGCGACGTCATCATCGCCGAGCCGGGCGCGCTCATCGGGTTTGCCGGTCCCCGCGTCATCAGGCAGACCATCCGCCAGGAATTGCCCGAGGGCTTCCAGCGGTCGGAGTTCTGCCTGGCGCACGGGCTGATCGACAAGATCGTGCACCGGGCCGAGCTGCGCAACGAACTCGCACGCCTGATTGACTACGCCGGCCTGTGA